A genomic stretch from Erigeron canadensis isolate Cc75 chromosome 9, C_canadensis_v1, whole genome shotgun sequence includes:
- the LOC122582930 gene encoding probable inactive patatin-like protein 9, protein MEISKITLEIFSKLEQQWLMSQSETNHKKTRVLSIDGGTGTNTTSAIPSGAALIHLEHQIQLKTGNPNARIIDFFDIVAGTGIGGLLALLINLSDGSSTNRPLYTAKQAVKLITDRQNKLYKVKNLYNRVFRQKTRLCSKSMDNALKQALTRNTDNKVLTLSDTCKPCIVPCFDLHTSAPFVFSRADACESKSYDFELWKVIRATSCDPSLMKPFKLSSIDGKTSCLAIDGGLVMNNPSAAVVTHVLHNKRDFPLVNGVEDLLVLSLGNGDGSGLQKVNGSGYCKSEYVVGVVRDGVSETVDQMLGNTFCWSHMDYVRIQANGYGKVGESMESVLNERGVESLPFGGKRLLTETNGQRIDGFVNRLVAAASGSSLPPSPCKNSAVNQLVNGR, encoded by the exons ATGGAAATTAGCAAAATCACCTTAGAAATATTTTCAAAGCTAGAACAGCAATGGCTTATGTCACAAAGCGAAACCAACCACAAAAAAACTCGTGTACTCTCTATCGATGGCGGTACCGGAACAAACACCACCAGCGCCATTCCTTCCGGTGCCGCCTTGATCCACCTTGAACACCAGATCCAACTCAAAACCGGTAACCCAAACGCACGAATCATAGATTTTTTTGATATCGTGGCTGGTACCGGCATTGGTGGTCTACTTGCGTTACTTATCAACCTGTCTGATGGTTCCAGTACTAACCGCCCGCTTTATACTGCAAAGCAGGCGGTTAAGTTAATAACCGACAGACAAAACAAATTGTATAAAGTAAAAAACTTATATAACCGTGTTTTCAGACAGAAAACACGGTTATGTTCTAAAAGTATGGACAATGCTTTGAAACAAGCGTTGACCAGAAACACGGATAACAAGGTATTGACATTATCCGACACATGTAAGCCATGTATTGTACCATGTTTCGATTTACACACGTCAGCCCCGTTTGTATTTTCAAGAGCTGACGCGTGTGAATCAAAAAGTTACGATTTCGAACTTTGGAAAGTGATCCGTGCCACGTCATGTGACCCGTCATTGATGAAGCCGTTTAAGTTAAGTTCAATTGACGGAAAAACTAGTTGTTTGGCTATTGATGGTGGTTTAGTGATGAATAATCCTTCAGCAGCTGTTGTTACACATGTGTTGCATAATAAACGAGATTTTCCGTTAGTTAACGGAGTTGAGGATCTGTTAGTTTTATCGTTAGGTAACGGTGACGGAAGTGGTTTACAAAAAGTAAACGGAAGTGGTTATTGTAAAAGTGAATATGTTGTGGGGGTTGTTCGTGATGGTGTCTCAGAAACTGTTGATCAGATGTTGGGTAACACTTTTTGTTGGAGTCATATGGATTATGTTAGAATTCAG gcaAACGGTTATGGTAAAGTGGGAGAGAGCATGGAATCAGTGTTGAATGAGAGAGGCGTGGAATCGTTGCCTTTTGGAGGGAAACGGTTACTGACGGAGACTAACGGACAAAGAATTGATGGCTTTGTAAACCGGCTAGTGGCTGCTGCATCAGGAAGTAGTTTACCTCCAAGTCCGTGTAAAAATTCTGCCGTTAATCAACTTGTTAACGGCcgttaa